In Coffea eugenioides isolate CCC68of chromosome 4, Ceug_1.0, whole genome shotgun sequence, the genomic stretch tTATGGGTATAAGTTATACTGAATTTATGATATACTTTTCTTTATAATAGAATTTTATAATGGcaaaaaagtaataacataattgtaaaaagacctaaaaagaaaaaatgtctagaaaaagggaagaaaagatgGAAAGTGTGtcaaaaaattgtgaaaaattcCAGACTTTAGTTTCTACTTTCTTCTCTGTTCGAAGAAAGTTGAGAAAAAATTCACTTTCTGTTCGAAGTACATCACTACCAACCACTGACTCTGAGTGATTTAGATCTAAACCCTATCTCCGTTACTCTCAGTCTCTCGCTCGTCGCCGACGCCGTTGCTCGCCGCATCTGTCAAACTCCATCGCCATCGCTACAGAGTGAGCTCGCCGCATCTGGTTACTGGTATGTCTGCCTCTGCTCTAATGTAGTATGATTGATTACCGCATCTGGTTACTCCAATCATATTGTGATGCCCCCTGACAAATATTCATGTACCGTGTTTGAGTCCAGAAGAGGAATCTTGATAGGAATACTCCTTTTTGGCTTCTGTTGGATATTGGTGATTTTGATAGCCTTAACATAGGGAACAAGCACCAATCTTGTTTATGGGTAAATTTAAGATGACTGGGATGCATGCTACATGTTTGTCAAAATGTGTAAGAGATGACAGAACGAACCTTATTAGCTCTGGAAAGACTGATACATGTCACAGAAAAtcacttgttttttttttttggtaagaatCACAGAAAATCACTTGTGATGTTTGCTTAAACCAAGTGACCGGGGAGACCCTATGAGCTGACTGCTATCTAACTTATTGTGCGGAGAAGCAGCTGAATCCTGAATGATGGCAGATTTTCCTTGGGCGTAAATCATTATGGGATGAAAGCtggccttttctttttcatttcttcttccttttttttggtttaatttttgcAAGTTTTGATTATGGCTTTTTCCaatagaaaggaaaggaaaggggACAATCTGGCAAGGGGGGCTTCTTTTTCTTTAGCCAAGTGTCAATTTAGCCAACCTAGTTTTAATTGACCTTTTTTGGCGTTGCTTGTAACTTTGATGTTGGTTGTGATCATTGGATCAGTTTGCAACAAATGGGTCCATCATTTTTATGCTTACTTTTCATTTGCTCCTTTGCTTTCTTATTTATTCTGTTCTACAGTACACAACGCCAAGGGGCCGAAGCacatgaaattttctgttttcactaTGTCATACCTTCCATTTATCTTTTAATTGAAAAAGCACTTGTAAAATTAGTGATATTTGTGGGGAAAAGGAATTTCTGGATAGATCTTGGCATTAGTTTCTTGAATTGAGCTTGTGGTAGTTGGGATATTGTGGCTGTTTGAGATAATTGTTTGTCTCTCAATTTGGTGGCTCAGCTCATGTTTTGCTGAATTTTGGAATTTTGTGGGGAATTTTGGTTAGTTTGGGTACTTTCACAGGACTTAGGGGTGTTAAAGATGCTAACTGTGGGAGGTAGAATGTGGATACTTTTGGTTGTATTTGTATTGATGAATCATGGATTATATGCCTCATTTACTCCAACTGATAGCTACTTGCTTGCCTGTGGATCTTCCCAAAACGTCACCTTTTTTGGTCAGACTTATGTTCCTGATTCAGTTCAATCTTCAGTTGCTGTGAAAGGTCAGGGGAACTCTATTGTTGCAAACTCCAATTCTAGTGGTGCCCCTTTTCCAGTCTACCAGTCAGCTAGAATTTTCCCCAGTAGTAGTTCATATAAGCTTGATATTAAGCAAGAAGCAGACGGCATTGGTCGAATCGAGTCAAAAAGCTTGATTAGACTCGACTTGATAAGGCTCGACTAAAggtcgagccttatcgagttgAGTCTCGAGCTTAAAGGGAGTACCTCGAGTCAAGCCTCGAGTATCGTTTGTTTGGACTCGGTCGAGCTtgagccgagctcgagcctaGGTACATATGAGTCGAGTTGAGCTCGAGTATAgcaatactcgagctcgacttggCTCGAGTACATCCCTACTTCCATGGGCATTTAGGTAGGAAGGTAGGATAAGATCGTTTAGTttctactcgagctcgacttggCTCGAGTACATCCCTACTTCCATGGGCATTTAGGTAGGAAGGTAGGATAAGATCGTTTAGTTTCTTACTTAAGAAGTTTGATCTTTAAACAAAACACTTCACAGTTTGGGCAAGCTGGATTTACAACAATGGTGAGGTTTTTTGGCTACTAGTTGAGCTTTCTTTTTACAATAGTTTGACTTATAAAAGAAAAATCCATCTGACAAAGCTATCAAGTGCCATGACGACAGTAGTCTGGATTTTCTTATTCATGATTGGCATGGGTTGCATGGTGTCATTTTAGTTTCTGTATGGTGATATTTTACAGCGTGTTTAGTTTTTCTATGGTGATATTTTACAGCGTGTGCTAAAGTGTTACTGAGGTCATTTATATAACACTCCATGTTCACTGCTGATATTCAGAACAGCTGTCTTATCTTAATGGAAATCGGAATGCTATTCCTCTAATCGTCCTTGGAGGGAGGTAGAGCCCTATGAAGAATAGTGAATTAGATAGAAAagccaacatttttttttctttccttttataaAACACTCCATTGTTGTTTCGCAAATTCTTTCACTTATTTAGCCTATTTTAGACTCCACAGGAGATAATGATGACGGAGGAAGATGATGATTATGTTGAGTACATCCCAGTTGCAAAGAGGAGGGCATTAGAAGTCCAGAAAATATTGCAACGGAAAGGTAAATCTTCTACCCTGGAAGAAGAGGAAGCTGAAAAATTGAAGCTTGTAGAAGCAAAGCCTAGTTTGCTAGTAAAGGCCTCACAGTTGAAAAAAGAACAACCTGAAATTAGCCCTACTGAACAAATGGTACAGCAGGAGAAAGAGATGATTGAGCATCTCTCTGATCGCAAAACTTTGATGTCTGTTCGGGAGTTGGCTAAAGGGATTACTTACACGGAACCATTGTTTACGGGGTGGAAACCGCCGTTGAATATAAGGAGGCTGTCTAAGAAAGTGTGTGATGCAATAAGGAAGCAGTGGCATATTATTGTGGATGGCGAAGATATTCCTGCACCAATTAAGAATTTTAAGGATATGAGATTTCCTGACCCGATTTTGAAGAAGCTGAAAGCGAAGGGGATTGTGCAACCAACCCCTATTCAGGTTCAAGGTCTTCCTGTTATATTAGCAGGAAGGGATATGATAGGCATAGCATTTACGGGTTCTGGTAAGACACTGGTGTTTGTTTTGCCACTGATCATGGTGGCACTTCAAGAAGAAATAATGATGCCAATTGCCCCTGGAGAAGGGCCATTTGGTTTAATTGTCTGTCCATCACGAGAACTTGCAAGACAAACTTATGAAGTTGTGGAGCAGTTTCTTGCACCCATGAGGGAGTACGGTTATCCAGAGTTAAGGCCATTGCTTTGCATTGGTGGAGTTGACATGAAGTCTCAGTTGGAGGTTGTGAAGAAAGGAGTTCACATTGTGGTTGCTACGCCAGGAAGACTCAAAGATATGCTtgcaaagaagaaaatgaatctTGACAGTTGCAGGTAACTTTGTTCTCCTTGGACTTAACTAGTTGTATGTTGTGCTTGGTATTTTTTGCTCTCTCTGTTTGCCTTGTGAATCACATATTATGAAGCTGTTTTCTTTCTAAGTACCAAGCTAATATTATCTGTATTTTTTGTGTTATATTTGGCACCAAATATAATTGGTGTCTGTTCTTAGTCCTTGTGATGATGACTGGTTCTGTGAGAAGTATATGCTCTTTAATGTCATCTATTAGTTTTTGATTTGCATGATACTTTTCCATGTTAGAGGTCAATCTTAAGTGTTGAGAGGATTTGTGATCTCTGTGTTCTATTGGAAAATAGAAGAGCATAATTTCTTTTCAGATATTGTTATGTATGAATGCATGCTTTGGTTAAATGTAGAATGTGTAGACATCAATTGGACATACAACCATTAGGACTTTCTAGACTGGTTACCTGTGTTTCACTTTCAGTTTTTGTGTTATATGAAACTTTCTGGTTTATAGCAGAGTCTATTTAATATCTAGTGACCATTTACATCTGTAAAGGGCCTGATTGGGATGTTAATGCAAGTTATGACCAATTTCTTATTGGTTTTCACTATGTTGCAAAAGTTTCTATTCTGAATCCAAGTGATGAATTAAATGATAGTAAAAAGAATGTTTATGTTGTAGtgttgttacttttttttttttttccccaaaaagcTTGTTTCTTGAAATAATGGACTGCTTAGGAAGAGTATATGTTGATATCATCATTATCTACACAAGATGCTACTGCTAGTATCTGGATTTGGAGGTAAatacacaatataaagctaCAATATGATCTTCAAAGTTGGTATAGATAATGTATTCTGGACATCATTGGAGAATTACTGGGAACTGGAAGAAAGATTTGAGACCAAAAGTTTTGTGTCATTAAAAAACTATTTTGGTATAATACAGCAGCATTTGActtatgaaaacagaaaaagaggTCCTACTTAGGTAGTGGTCATCTGAGAGCTGACAATTAGGTAGAGTTGTTAATCCACCTGACGGAATAAGCCTTTCTGCCTAAAAAGGAATGATCTGTTGAGTTGGGGATTGCGCTCTCCGCCAATCTATTCAATGCTGGAATTAGACCTGAGTCGGGTGGAAGAAGAGACGCGGGGGGTGGGGGGGGGAGCTCTCTGTTCCTGGTTCTCCAGTTTGAAAATTTCTATAAAAAGTTAGTAAGTAATCAATAGACAATGACATAATACTGGTGCAAGTAGTTGGAGTTGGAATCTGACCAACATGTAATCCTTCAGCAGCTTTAGACTATTTAACTAAAACTTCTACCTGATGTTTTAGACACTGGTGGCTGCATATGATTTTAGAAGATCAACGAGCTAACTAATATGATGTTTTTCTTGATTTCTGGAGAATTTAAATTTTCATGTCTGTCAAGGGAGTATACCTGTTGCTTGCAACTCCAATGGATCTTAGAGATGTCTAACGACAAAAACTAGGTGTATGGAAGCTGAAACTTGTACTTGTTGCTACGTTTATAACTGATGGTGTGTATGGTTGAAGAATGAGTTCAACTGACATTGATGTGGGGTGCTGGTGGTTAAGCAAATATAACTTTCTTATTTATTGGGTGTGGTGCTGATTTAGGATCTAAGTTTTTGAAAGAGTAGAATTCATAATTTCAAATGGGTGTAGTTTTTGCTCTTTGGATCTGTGCTATTTATTCTGATGGCACTTAAACTAGCAAGAACATACAGAGTTATGTTTTACACCATTGTTAGCTGCTTCTTTCTACTTTTCTATTCTCTTAAATATTGGACCTCAAACTTACCACTTTGTTTCGTATGCAGGTATTTAACATTAGATGAAGCAGATAGGTTGGTGGATTTGGGTTTTGAAGATGACATAAGAGAAGTCTTTGATCACTTTAAAGCTCAGCGTCAAACTCTTTTGTTTTCTGCCACAATGCCCACAAAGATCCAAAAGTTTGCAAGAAGCGCATTGGTTAAACCCGTTGTGGTTAATGTGGGAAGGGCTGGAGCGGCAAACCTTGATGTGATTCAAGAGGTGGAGTATGTTAAGCAAGAGGCAAAGATTGTTTACCTCCTTGAGTGCTTGCAGAAGACACCTCCTCCTGTTCTGATATTCTGTGAGAATAAAGCTGACGTTGATGACATTCACGAATATCTTCTGTTAAAGGGCGTTGAAGCAGTTGCAATTCATGGAGGAAAAGATCAAGAAGAGAGAGAGTATGCTATCAAGTCCTTTAAAGAAGGCAAGAAAGATGTGTTGGTTGCCACTGATGTTGCCTCAAAGGGTTTGGACTTTCCAGATATTCAGCACGTGATTAATTACGACATGCCAGCAGAAATAGAAAATTACGTTCACAGGATTGGTCGTACTGGAAGATGTGGGAAAACAGGAATTGCAACGACATTTATCAACAAAAATCAGAGTGAAACTACACTTCTAGATTTGAAGCATTTGCTACAGGAGGCAAAACAGAGAATACCTCCAGTGCTGGCAGAATTGAATGATCCAATGGAGGATGTTGATGCAATCACAAATGCTAGTGGAGTCAAAGGCTGTGCTTACTGTGGCGGACTTGGTCATCGGATCCGTGATTGTCCCAAGTTGGAACATCAAAGGAGCACACAAATAGCAAGTTCAAGAAGAGACTACTATGGATCTGGGGGCTATCGCGGGGAAATTTGAGTTTTTTCCTTTGGATTGTGCCAATGAGTTTGTAAATGGAAACTGTTTGAAGGTAGAATATATTTTGTTGTAGTTGTTAACGTAATGATGTATCacaattttccttctcttttttgcGATTAATATTGTGGAAGCCCTAGACATTGGTGcatctttatttccttttccttttattgtCAAATGGTAAAAGACCATGTTGCAAATCCGTTGAGGGATAATATTTGGGAACGGTTATGCACTCGCCCTCCTTTACATGGCGTCACGGACAATCATATACTCCCTTGCTGTTCTTGTACAGTTGAACGTTACGTGACTTAGGTGTAAAATGTCACTTTTTTATTACACACGAGGTAAGGCCACTAGACATTCAGCTGATCTCGTTCCTGACTCCTTGATGAAGATCATCTCTGAATTATGGGGCATGCTGAACTCGGGCGGTTTTGCTCTGCTCTGGAATATGTGCCTACAGTTTCATTTGTGAACTTTATGCGAAACACATCTTTTAGGCGCATTATGAGACGTTTAAGTAGAGGTGttaaaatgggtgacttgggcggATTTGaattgggtaaaatgggtaatgggtaaattagatgggtataaataggtaagttaaaaaatgaattggataactcaattacccatttataactcatttattttaactttttgtaaactcatttaaattcatttttgcaaactaagttatcaatttatactgctctttgcacccatcattagttttaaatatttacttataatgctcaataagcctaattactattttttttccatccatactctatgtcgcaaaattacatattatttaataattgaataataagaatataaacatttgaactaagtactataaaagttaatataaaaacttaatccaaaaattttgaacccctaacatttttttcataaataaattcaaaatttcattttggaaagataagaaaagaggttaaaacttatcataaattagtaatgctgaaaaatgagtaagttaacaaactaagataaaataaaatgataagataaaaccaacaaataataataataatgaaacaaaagtagttaacatcatgacaaaataaaaaatttgaaaaaaaaaggggtgggGGAAGAGAGGAGACTTGGGgaagaaaattttaaatgaGTTAATTGAGTTTGATTGGttacccatatacaaaaatttaagatacccatacccatctattcatgggcgggtatgggtaaatttagttaaatgaaTTGATTTGCTACCTATACGTTTAAGGAGCATAATTACTTGATCAGATTGTTAATTAATAAGTCCATTATAGGTACAACGGATAGAAAGGAGAGACCTGGAAAGAAACTTGAGATCTAAGCTTAGTAAAATTCCATGGCCTTCGACAAGATTCCTCAAATTTATATGCCCGGGAGCTAGTCATATATTTAGCTAGGCCTTGTTGGAGCACTCAGGGTTCTGGTCAAAAGTGATGGATCAAAATCTTGGCACAGTACTTGTAAAAGGCCAGTCCTCTCCTTCTGTGCATGACGAAGAACAACCTAAAATTACTTATTGTTTGGGTAAAAGAAAAGACCAAGCATCAATTTGCAAGACATAGGAACGGTAAGGAAAACCCTGAGGCATCATTACCTTAATAGGTTCAATGGCTAAAGCCCATAGGAGGAAATATCTCTGCATTCTTCGctattaaaatcaaaataataatgCATATCTTCAAAGTGATCACGAACCTCAGTTTACACCTAAGGGAGGTTTGTAATTTTGTCTGACAACCTAGAGGGGAGGTTTGTGTTATTTTCAAATCTAGAAGGGAGGGCTTCATCTCTTTGACAAACTAACGGGAGCTTGGtctaatttatccaaaaaaattgaaaaaagagaGTCATGATTGTAGTATAACTTTGAAGTATATGTAATAAACCCTTGCAACTTCTTCAAAAAGTTGCTGCACTATGCAGACTAAAAAAAGAGCAGAAAAGGGAATGAAATGGCAGAGTATCTGTATCTTCAAGTACGACGCTATGCATGTAATGAAGCACACGTGACACTAagggagaggaaaaaagaaggtgAAGATATAGAGATAAGTGGCTGTACAATATATGACTAAGCTACAGATTTGCACAGGTTTTATTCTAAATACAAGTCCTTAGGTGATTCTTGCACTTTTCAACCTATATACTTCAAGACCATCATCCAGAAAAAAACACCGACAAATGACTTAATACAGGCTTGTGGTTTTGCAAGGGACAGCTGGGTGTACTTCGTAGGGTCGTCTTGAATTAAGCTACAGAAGAACATAGACTGCAAGCTTTGCTAGTTGACCGGAACTTCCACCGCCATCTTCAGATTAGCATGATCAAAATACTTGACagcaggagtttatcaaaaggaacatgtcacctacacatcctactatttttcaaagaacatttgcacacaacaaaaatgcacatggtttcacaacatatagaaaaggtggattaagatatgtcaaaccattacatgttaaggactcttccattatgtgtggtttttgttgtcaaaaagggcatttgaaaagtgattgctatgtgaaaagaaatctgaacaaagggatgaaatgcatgtggttagttagatataatgctaactattatggacccaaaaattaaaatgggtaccaaacactttctcttttcaggaaaaatgctcacacaagtccaaatggttcattgatagcggttgttcaaggcatatgaccggtgatccctctttgttcataaagctgaaatcaagatcaagtggaaaagtgacatttggtgatgatgtgaaagctaaaacaattgaaataggtgatgttggtaaggatggtgaaacttttgttcataatgtgctcttagttgataacttgagttataatttgcttagtgttagtcaattgtgtgataaagacttgaatgtgttgtttagaaaacatgaatgcattgtgcttgattccaaatacaatgttgtgttcaaaggtaagaggttcaacgacatatatattgtggttcttgataatattgattcttctagcttaacatgtcttaaagcttcaaatgaagatccttggttgtggcatagaagactttgtcattttaacatggagttactaaaggaaatttcgaaaaaggagctagttagaggcttgccaaaaatcagttttgaaaaggataaaatatgtgatgcatgtcaatttggaaagcaaacaaaagtttcttttaaaccaaagaagtgtgtatctacttccaaacctttagaactcttgcatcttgacttatttggccctactcaaatctctagcttgggtggtaagaaatactgttttgtgattgtagatgattattctagatacacttgggtaatatttcttgctcataaggatgatgcattcaagaatttcacttcattgtttgctaaagtgcaaaatctgcttggattaaaaattgttagaattagaagtgataatggaacagaattcaagtattgtggttttccagaattttgtgatcataatggcataactcatgagttttctattgcaagaactccacagcaaaatggtgttgtagaaaggaaaaacaggactctccaagaggctgctagaactatgttaaatgaatgtaggttgcctaaatatctttgggctgaagcggtaaacactgcatgttatgtgatgaatagaattctcttgagacctatcttaaagaaaactccttatgagctgatttttgataagaaacctacagttggttatttcaaagtatttggttgtaaatgttttattttgaatctaaaggaacatcttggtaagtttgataaaaaatctgatgaaggaatatttttggggtattgtgagaataaaagaggatatagagtttttaatagaaggactcttgtgattgaagaagctatacatataacatttgatgaaaccaatgatgataattccaaaagtccgtgtgaggatgatgatgtaggtgttcgagcaggaatggaaaagctgtcaattggaaatgaagaaagttctaaaccagcagcaactgaaatggaaaatgaagttcataatgatcaagaagaggaagatgaagacaaaaatgatgattcaCTCAAAATGATGATTTTGCACTTTCGGATCGAATtttgcctcgaaaaatgtgAACTTATTATTCCTTACTAAATGAGActccgaaaaattaaatttgctaacagGACGTTTTAAAAATGTAAGTGAGACATTGTTTCATGTAAAtgggtttaaaatggttgacacaaattattcagagaaaatgggtgaataaatatttaaataaaccagtaatatacgataaaaataagaaatttttttttcgggtcctcacatcctcccctccttaaaaagaatttcattctcgaaattcacacttaggataatatcataccccttaatagtcaTGTTTATCAGATCAATCAATAACTAACACTCTCCAAtccatatctcacaatttctattcaccCAATTAGCAATCAAATTTTTATTCTATCTCATGAATCTAGTGTTTTGCAAAAGAGTTTGTCGTACTAGGGTCACTTAGAACCTTAGATAAACAATGAAAAGCAAGAATTATACCTTCAATGACCTTAGCGGGATCGGGAACCTGTTAACAGCCTAATGTATAAATCCTAGCCGGCGCTTTAGGTCGACTGCCTTCAGCACTAGATTGTTTAGATACTGACTTGTCTGGCCGTTGGGCACTACCTCCTTCCTTCGGTATACTTGGACAGTTCGTAATCTGATGTTCAGTGCAGCTACAATACAAACGGTAATACCCCGaaaattaggaggttgtttgtaaagaaaatactaaagtgtatttctttgggtttgatttaaaaccttattttgttttaaaagactagaaccctaaaattttaatcaaaaaccctaatttacttgtgactaaccggttttcttaaatccctcatattttaattgaaaccctaattttaatcactgaaattgtaaaattcctcacgtttttcttaaaaatgcctttcatttggaaactattcattttttacggccctaatacccaatcattcctcaataggtgcaaatgaacctaggaagtagggtttcacttttcgtttccaagttaagagctaattagggtttcacgttttcccgtagtatgattattcggtacggagtgaggatcaaatttgataggtaaaagtgacttttggatgagggaatactatatgactagaagtgataataataagttagtgattataagctaaaaaccctagtatacgcgatttaagagaaatcgcgtcaaaccgacgggtatcgatcactaccgattgaacccaccacttgaccaccactttcttaccactacatacccttgatatttttgcaaaatatcccccctcatactcatccatatggccaaaatttgtggccaaaaatgcaagggaaagaaagagaaatttgcatggctttggtggtgacaagtgtcaccaccctatggctctttgattaattgtttatgatgagaatataaagaccaaggcccattcaagcacatggggaattggaagattcaagtgaagactagttgattgcacgaatacttgagtttagtaggattatttgatttcctcgttgattttggttatttctcgctttagaaagtctaggtaattaaggtagtttaattgcggcccatttgttagtaagtgaggcccaaaatcttccttaagtatgtagggtagtttggtcaatttttggattagggttaatgcttgtaagggctataaatagccccacttcctctttgttttgcgatcagtttttgactattaaatacaattagtgagttttcactttctctttggcaagagagttgcctttgaatacttgagaatcttctcaagttattcacccgaacttatcaatcgagtatctccttgattgtggcgttctactacctccaatttggttcgttaattcgagtagttacgggttgagataatatcaaaattgttcgtgacttctagggattagttgggtcaaatttccgctgcctaagccatggtgttttggttgtctagatcggggtttcacatcagttggtaccagagctagtcgacaaccaccaggttatatctttttttttttcgtttatttcgagtcatatatgtttatcccaatctgttcgtttgtttagaaccaaaaaaaaaattattactgttcatcatactgtTCACCGACGCTGTTCATCCGACTGTTCATGTTACACACTGttcatagttactgttcatccgaatacaaatctgtccagccttgttgtttgtgttatccaacttgtttacttggttttcaaatctgaattttggcaaaacttgttggaattttgtgaatcttgaagagaacttacaataatcttgagcttcttgaattcttgaccacaatcttgaaatttctgaagttcctgacaacttccttgaacgttcttgaaagatcttggagttcttggttgttattatttatggacttccttgttctgtgtcgtggttgatagttgtagtcaaaaaaaaatgaagaaagaaaagaggaattggttggcaagagaaaaaaaaaggaaaggaaagaaaggggcaaccgaattgttttgaatagagaaccaaatctgatttgtgcaatctttcttggagtagaatttggaagttaccaaaagttgtttcaagaagattaccaaaggttgtttcaagaaggttaccaaaagttgtttcaagaaggttaccaaaagttgttcaagaggaagaggattttcaaaaggtttccaaaaactaacttgtttccaaaatcaattaggaaactaagta encodes the following:
- the LOC113767571 gene encoding DEAD-box ATP-dependent RNA helicase 35-like — protein: MMTEEDDDYVEYIPVAKRRALEVQKILQRKGKSSTLEEEEAEKLKLVEAKPSLLVKASQLKKEQPEISPTEQMVQQEKEMIEHLSDRKTLMSVRELAKGITYTEPLFTGWKPPLNIRRLSKKVCDAIRKQWHIIVDGEDIPAPIKNFKDMRFPDPILKKLKAKGIVQPTPIQVQGLPVILAGRDMIGIAFTGSGKTLVFVLPLIMVALQEEIMMPIAPGEGPFGLIVCPSRELARQTYEVVEQFLAPMREYGYPELRPLLCIGGVDMKSQLEVVKKGVHIVVATPGRLKDMLAKKKMNLDSCRYLTLDEADRLVDLGFEDDIREVFDHFKAQRQTLLFSATMPTKIQKFARSALVKPVVVNVGRAGAANLDVIQEVEYVKQEAKIVYLLECLQKTPPPVLIFCENKADVDDIHEYLLLKGVEAVAIHGGKDQEEREYAIKSFKEGKKDVLVATDVASKGLDFPDIQHVINYDMPAEIENYVHRIGRTGRCGKTGIATTFINKNQSETTLLDLKHLLQEAKQRIPPVLAELNDPMEDVDAITNASGVKGCAYCGGLGHRIRDCPKLEHQRSTQIASSRRDYYGSGGYRGEI